Proteins co-encoded in one Verrucomicrobiota bacterium genomic window:
- a CDS encoding Gfo/Idh/MocA family oxidoreductase → MARKAAIIGCGSTKITGKTGWAIGYAHANGYLAADPAIELYGVDPNAENAAAFGEKYGIPASRLFKSTAELYAAVTPDYVSIGTWPKLHSPQTIEAANAGVKGIICEKPIAVSPAEVREMIDVCTKKNVKLAINHQRRHYHGNTTIKKLLAEGAIGDGVTAEFRIADDWDIMSWTVHWFDYANYIFGATPEWVLAGMDITGERRYQHAMENASVILAQYPGNRQAVFITGPVNPQPYMVYFRGSKGMIQFPEGSTVRVINEQGLSVYGENDQAPADPMKCMAEQIINAVEKGEDMICSAANCAAATEMAFAAHESAKSAKKVYLPIKFTDAPLER, encoded by the coding sequence ATGGCGCGCAAAGCAGCAATCATCGGGTGCGGAAGCACAAAAATCACAGGAAAAACAGGTTGGGCTATCGGTTATGCCCACGCGAATGGATACCTCGCCGCTGATCCGGCTATTGAACTCTACGGGGTCGATCCGAATGCGGAGAATGCCGCCGCTTTCGGCGAAAAATACGGGATCCCCGCCTCGCGGCTCTTTAAATCCACAGCCGAGCTATATGCAGCAGTCACCCCTGATTATGTGAGTATCGGGACCTGGCCGAAACTCCACTCCCCCCAAACTATCGAGGCGGCCAATGCCGGGGTCAAAGGAATCATCTGCGAGAAACCCATCGCGGTCAGCCCGGCAGAAGTCAGGGAAATGATCGATGTCTGCACAAAAAAGAATGTTAAACTCGCCATCAACCACCAGCGCCGCCATTATCATGGGAATACCACGATTAAAAAACTGCTCGCTGAAGGGGCCATCGGCGATGGGGTCACGGCGGAATTCCGCATTGCTGATGATTGGGATATCATGTCGTGGACGGTTCACTGGTTTGACTATGCAAATTATATTTTTGGGGCGACCCCGGAATGGGTTCTGGCCGGGATGGATATCACGGGTGAACGCCGTTACCAACACGCGATGGAAAATGCCTCGGTCATCCTCGCCCAATATCCCGGTAACCGCCAGGCGGTCTTTATCACAGGCCCAGTAAATCCCCAGCCGTACATGGTGTATTTCCGTGGGAGCAAAGGAATGATCCAGTTCCCCGAAGGCAGCACGGTGCGTGTGATTAATGAACAAGGGCTGAGCGTTTACGGTGAGAATGATCAGGCACCCGCTGATCCGATGAAATGTATGGCCGAGCAAATCATTAATGCCGTCGAAAAAGGTGAAGACATGATTTGTAGCGCAGCAAATTGCGCAGCAGCCACGGAAATGGCCTTCGCCGCCCATGAATCAGCCAAGTCTGCTAAAAAAGTTTATTTACCCATAAAATTCACGGACGCCCCGCTGGAGCGGTGA